Sequence from the Armatimonadota bacterium genome:
TGGCGGCAGCCAATGCCATAGGCGGGATAGACTTCGGTCTTGGGGCGGCAATAGCCATTAGGCGCAAGGTTATAGAGAAGATAGGTGGCTTTGAATCGATTGTTAATTATCTTGCGGACGACTTTCAACTCGGTAGAAGGGCTGCACAAACCGGCTATGACGTCGTACTCTCTGACTATGTGATCGATATCACGCTATCAGGCGAAAAAATGGCGAGTGTGCTGAGAAGAGAACTAAGGTGGTCGGTCACGACTCGAATCAGCAGGCCGTTTGGACACTTCGGCCTTTTATTCACATTCGGGTTTGCATATGCGCTGCTCTTTGCCGTATCGGTAGGGTTTTCATCGGTAGGATGGATTGTGCTGGCGGTAGTCGTGCTCATAAGATGGATAACGGCGTATATAGGCGCAAATATCTGCCTCGGCGACAATGGCTACATGAAAAGAGCTTGGCTGATGCCTGTCCGCGACTTGCTCTCTTTTATTATATGGATCGCGGGATACTTCAAGAAAAGCGTTACCTGGCGCGGCAGGTGTCTTACTCTGCATAAGGACGGCACAATTGTTCGAGCGAGATGATACTATTCCGGCTCAGCGACAGGCCGCTGTATCACCGACAGCAGATCACGCCTGACCACCGGCTTTTTCCACCAGCCTGAGAAATAAACGAAAAGACTCGCTATCACAGAAACCACCGTGCTTATTGCAATTGCATACCAGATTCCCTCGACTCTGTGGAGCCTGTGTGTGAGAAATACCGCCAAAGGCACACGTGCAAGCCAAAACGCGACCAGTGTAATAACAGTCGTGATCATAGTATGCCCTGCGCCATTGATGACTCCATTTGAGACGAACAATATCGAAACCAGCAGATAGTTGATTGCCGCCACATGTAAATAAGTAACGCCTATGGCCATTACGCTCGGCTCATTCAAAAACATCTTCAACATGACCTGCGGCGCGGTGAGTGAAAATATGGAACCAAACATAGTAATTCCGCCGCAGAGGACCAACGCCCATTTGAACACAGACTTTACCCTGCTGATCTGCCCGGCGCCGATATTCTGGCCGACAACCGTTGCCACCGCGGCGTTGAATGTCATTGCAGGCAGAAACGCAATCTGGTCGATCCGCATTGCCGCGCCGAACGCCGCTGTAGCGTTCTCGCCGTACGAGTTCACTAAACCTATCACCACAAGCATGCCCAGCGAGACCAGCGACTGCTGCACCACGGACGGCATACCAATCTTGACAATAAGCCACATCGTTGACCAATCGACATTAAGGCGCATCCAGTCCGGAGCTACGATGTGATCGCGCCTATATAGATACATAAACATCGCGACCATCCCAAGGCCCTGCATTGTGACACTGGCGATGGCAGTGCCGTTGAGCCCAAACCGAGGAAAACCAAGCCAGCCGAACATCAGTATCGGGTCGAAAATGGCAGTCAGTATCAGGCCGCCTATCTGAAAGTAAAGCGGAGTCTTGGAATCCCCTACCCCCCGCAGCATCGATACCACCAAAAAAGTGGCGTAGACGAACGGAATGCTGCAGAGGAATATGCGCATATAGCTGACCGCCAGGCCATATACGTTCGGAGGAGTCTGCATCTGGCGCATAAGCCATGGCGTGGCAAGTTCCCCAATTACAAAAAGGATTGTGCTGAAGCTTATGAGCAGGACAGTCGAGGTCTGAACCACGCTCCTGAGCCTCTGCCAGTTGCGCGCGCCAGCAAACTGAGAGACTAGAATACTCGTGCCCATAGTAAGACCGATCGCGATAGCCATCAGCAGGAAGACTATCGGCATACTGACCGTCACCGCCGCCAAATCGACCTTGCCAAGTCCTTTGCCGACCCATATCGCGTTTATTATGCTATATGCTACCTGGACGATATTGCCTGCCAACATAGGAAGCGAAAAATGAATGAGGTGGCGTGGGATGCTCCCGCTTGTCATATCGCGGCCGTGCTTTGAGGCGGATAATTGAGGTGATTGTTCCATATTGACTCCAGCTATATTTTACGCCCACGGGCGAGGAAATTCTATACCCATCGCTAATACATTTTCGTGTGAGGTAGCCGTAATGATAAACATCGAGTTGATGAAAGCAATACTGGACAGTATGAGAGACCCGCTTGTGTTTGTGGATACAGAACATGTCGTTCGTTATATGAACAAGCCTGCAATTGCAAATTACGCCAAGTGGGGAAATGTCATAGGCAAATCCATCTTTGGCTGTCATAATGAGCACTCGAAGGAGGTGATCCGCGAAGTATTTTCCGCATTCGAGCAGGGTGAAGAGGAGCGAATGATCTCTGACAATGAGAAACACCGCGTGTATATGCGCGCTGTTCGAGACAAAAACGGGCAGCTTATAGGTTATTATGAGAGATATGAACCGCCAGTGAAATGATAAACTCCTAGGTCGTTGCAACAGAAAAAAACTGCGATTTTAATGCTCTCACCGCTGTATTGAGGAGTGGCCGAGTAAGAAAATCGCCGGGTTTGGCGCTTACTCTCGTCACCCATTTACACCCCTGCCTTAATATGCTATCCTAATCACAGTAAAGCTGCGGCGGGCGGGGTTCTATGGGACCCCATGGGTTCGTAGTTAGTAAGGAGGCATAGAACGTCGTGATTGTCGTTCAGAAATATGGTGGAAGCTCCGTCGCCTCTACCGAAAAGATCGCCGCCGTCGCGAAACGAGTGGCGGCACGAGCAAAGGATGCGCAGATAGTCGTAGTTGTGTCGGCAATGGGCGATACTACCGACGAACTGATCAGCATGGCCAAGGCGCTGTCCACTGCACCCGGAGACCGGGAGATGGACAAGCTCCTTTCAACAGGCGAACAGGCATCGAGCGCGCTTATGGCGATAGCCCTGCAGCAGCTCGGACAAAAGTCGGTCTCACTCACTGGTGGGCAGGCAGGTATTATCACCGAGCGGGTCCAAGGCAAGGCGCGCATATTGAAGATCGACGGCAAGCGCCTTAAAGATGAGCTTAATAAAGGAAATGTGGTGGTAGTCGCCGGCTTCCAGGGGATCACCGAGAATGCCAGTTGGGCAGACATTACCACACTAGGCAGAGGCGGGTCCGATACTACGGCAGTAGCTCTCGCTGCAGCCCTTAATGCCGATAAATGTGAAATCTACACTGATGTCGACGGCGTTTTTACCGCCGACCCGAGAGTTGTGCCGGATGCTGTCAAACTAAACATCATATCATATGAAGAAATGCTTGAACTGGCGGGCCAGGGAGCGCGGGTTATGCATAACCGCGCAGTA
This genomic interval carries:
- a CDS encoding PAS domain-containing protein — encoded protein: MINIELMKAILDSMRDPLVFVDTEHVVRYMNKPAIANYAKWGNVIGKSIFGCHNEHSKEVIREVFSAFEQGEEERMISDNEKHRVYMRAVRDKNGQLIGYYERYEPPVK
- a CDS encoding MATE family efflux transporter; its protein translation is MEQSPQLSASKHGRDMTSGSIPRHLIHFSLPMLAGNIVQVAYSIINAIWVGKGLGKVDLAAVTVSMPIVFLLMAIAIGLTMGTSILVSQFAGARNWQRLRSVVQTSTVLLISFSTILFVIGELATPWLMRQMQTPPNVYGLAVSYMRIFLCSIPFVYATFLVVSMLRGVGDSKTPLYFQIGGLILTAIFDPILMFGWLGFPRFGLNGTAIASVTMQGLGMVAMFMYLYRRDHIVAPDWMRLNVDWSTMWLIVKIGMPSVVQQSLVSLGMLVVIGLVNSYGENATAAFGAAMRIDQIAFLPAMTFNAAVATVVGQNIGAGQISRVKSVFKWALVLCGGITMFGSIFSLTAPQVMLKMFLNEPSVMAIGVTYLHVAAINYLLVSILFVSNGVINGAGHTMITTVITLVAFWLARVPLAVFLTHRLHRVEGIWYAIAISTVVSVIASLFVYFSGWWKKPVVRRDLLSVIQRPVAEPE
- the hpnI gene encoding bacteriohopanetetrol glucosamine biosynthesis glycosyltransferase HpnI, translated to MSLISIALLILAGMGTLHYVLSTAALVRHFQKSPSPARAEGDVPKVSILKPVRGIDSEARDNFLSFPDQDYPSFEVLFGILDPDDPSADLIRDIIEGKPYALMHTGSDIEGFNNKVRILHTLFEQARGDILIITDADTRASADFIDRITVPFNDPRVGMVTCMYKGINDRGMADMLEALHMTCVFAPGVAAANAIGGIDFGLGAAIAIRRKVIEKIGGFESIVNYLADDFQLGRRAAQTGYDVVLSDYVIDITLSGEKMASVLRRELRWSVTTRISRPFGHFGLLFTFGFAYALLFAVSVGFSSVGWIVLAVVVLIRWITAYIGANICLGDNGYMKRAWLMPVRDLLSFIIWIAGYFKKSVTWRGRCLTLHKDGTIVRAR
- a CDS encoding aspartate kinase; amino-acid sequence: MIVVQKYGGSSVASTEKIAAVAKRVAARAKDAQIVVVVSAMGDTTDELISMAKALSTAPGDREMDKLLSTGEQASSALMAIALQQLGQKSVSLTGGQAGIITERVQGKARILKIDGKRLKDELNKGNVVVVAGFQGITENASWADITTLGRGGSDTTAVALAAALNADKCEIYTDVDGVFTADPRVVPDAVKLNIISYEEMLELAGQGARVMHNRAVELGQIYNVDILVANSAREVPGTIITKEDPDMEIRNPVRGIAHDIGVTRFTVVAIPDQPGVAAKIFHAPCQANVNVDVIVQNVSTEGHADISFTVCDADYEKTKKALEPVVAELGAKGLLADQTLAKVSIVGSGIRNNPGYADRMFQALANEGINILSIATSEIRITCLIEREKVKQAVRALHKVFELEKV